The following coding sequences are from one Pseudonocardia sp. HH130630-07 window:
- a CDS encoding 2OG-Fe(II) oxygenase translates to MTITGPAPADVPGVDLGALDWPALTRRLDEDGVAVTPPILDPQRCTAIAGMFDEHERFRSTVRMARHAFGEGSYRYFADPLPPLVQALRTTLYPPLARIANAWAERLGEPGYPDTLDELLDRCAELGQTRPTPLVLRYGESGYNCLHQDVYGDLVFPLQFLVMLSRPDVDFTGGESVFVEQRPRQQSRPIVLRPEQGQAVVFPVRTRPRRGTRGDHRVQLRHGVSMVHSGNRHVLGIIFHNAR, encoded by the coding sequence ATGACCATCACCGGCCCGGCACCGGCCGACGTCCCCGGCGTCGATCTCGGGGCACTCGACTGGCCCGCGCTCACCCGCAGGCTCGACGAGGACGGCGTCGCCGTGACTCCCCCGATCCTCGACCCGCAGCGGTGCACCGCGATCGCGGGCATGTTCGACGAGCACGAGAGGTTCCGCTCGACCGTCCGGATGGCCCGGCACGCGTTCGGCGAGGGCAGCTACCGCTACTTCGCCGATCCGCTGCCACCGCTGGTGCAGGCGTTGCGCACCACCCTGTACCCGCCGCTGGCCCGGATCGCGAACGCCTGGGCCGAGCGGCTCGGGGAACCCGGGTACCCGGACACCCTCGACGAGCTGCTCGACCGGTGCGCCGAGCTCGGCCAGACCCGGCCGACACCGCTGGTGCTGCGCTACGGCGAGTCCGGCTACAACTGCCTGCACCAGGACGTCTACGGCGACCTGGTCTTCCCGCTGCAGTTCCTGGTGATGCTGTCCCGGCCGGACGTCGACTTCACCGGCGGGGAGAGCGTGTTCGTCGAGCAGCGGCCGCGCCAGCAGTCCCGCCCGATCGTGCTGCGCCCGGAGCAGGGGCAGGCCGTCGTCTTCCCGGTCCGCACCCGGCCGCGCCGGGGAACCCGCGGTGACCACCGGGTGCAGCTGCGGCACGGGGTCTCGATGGTGCACAGCGGGAACCGGCACGTGCTGGGCATCATCTTCCACAACGCCCGCTGA
- a CDS encoding RNA polymerase sigma factor codes for MTSVAEPDPLALALARDLDAGFAELVARHRDLMFSVARTFARDPADAEDLAADALLRAYRALAGWPAARTETLAVRPWLLTVLRNTARNRARDAARRPAPPPAVVPVADRAATAPGPAEQTERDELQRRLGAALAELSEVQRTAVVLRHVQGLPTAEVAQVLGCREGTAKSHVSRGLARLRRVLDTAPSSTRPLAGRIR; via the coding sequence ATGACGAGCGTCGCCGAGCCGGACCCGCTGGCACTGGCGCTCGCCCGGGATCTCGACGCCGGCTTCGCCGAGCTCGTCGCCCGGCACCGGGACCTGATGTTCTCGGTCGCCCGCACCTTCGCCCGGGACCCGGCCGACGCCGAGGACCTGGCCGCCGACGCGCTGCTGCGGGCCTACCGTGCACTCGCCGGCTGGCCGGCCGCACGGACCGAGACGCTCGCCGTCCGGCCGTGGCTGCTCACCGTCCTGCGCAACACCGCGCGCAACCGGGCCCGTGACGCCGCCCGGCGGCCGGCGCCGCCGCCGGCGGTCGTCCCGGTCGCCGATCGGGCGGCGACGGCTCCGGGCCCGGCCGAGCAGACCGAGCGGGACGAGCTGCAACGACGGCTCGGCGCCGCACTCGCCGAGCTGTCGGAGGTGCAGCGGACCGCCGTCGTGCTCCGGCACGTGCAGGGTCTGCCGACCGCCGAGGTCGCGCAGGTGCTCGGCTGCCGGGAGGGCACCGCGAAGTCGCACGTGTCGCGTGGGCTCGCCCGGCTCCGCCGGGTGCTCGACACGGCACCGTCCAGCACCCGTCCCCTCGCCGGGAGGATCCGATGA
- a CDS encoding methylated-DNA--[protein]-cysteine S-methyltransferase encodes MTSTDPLTTALAALAVPAPPGLDDRVFARWAVAPSRLGDVRVAFTADGPQFVRPADGTDERVFAAAHRARFARPLRPAARVPAGVGPVLRGRPGARPALDLTSGSAFERAVLTATRRIPDGQVRPYAWVAREAGYPAAVRAVGTVLARNPLPLLVPCHRVVRTDGALGGYMFGPQRKIEMLRAEGADVDGLGTLARAGVRYLASDTTGIVCFPSCRDARRITPAHRHGFGSLDDARRAGYRPCLTCRPAAA; translated from the coding sequence ATGACCAGCACCGACCCCCTGACCACCGCCCTCGCCGCGCTCGCCGTCCCGGCCCCGCCCGGGCTCGACGACCGGGTGTTCGCCCGCTGGGCCGTCGCGCCCAGCCGGCTGGGCGACGTCCGGGTCGCGTTCACCGCGGACGGGCCGCAGTTCGTGCGTCCCGCCGACGGCACCGACGAACGCGTCTTCGCGGCCGCGCACCGGGCGCGGTTCGCCCGGCCGCTGCGCCCCGCGGCCCGGGTCCCGGCCGGGGTCGGGCCCGTGCTGCGCGGCCGTCCCGGTGCCCGGCCCGCCCTGGACCTGACGTCCGGGTCGGCGTTCGAGCGCGCGGTGCTGACGGCGACCCGCCGCATCCCGGACGGCCAGGTCCGGCCGTACGCCTGGGTGGCGCGGGAGGCCGGGTACCCGGCGGCGGTCCGGGCCGTCGGGACGGTCCTGGCGCGCAACCCGCTGCCGCTGCTCGTGCCCTGCCACCGGGTGGTGCGCACCGACGGCGCACTCGGCGGGTACATGTTCGGCCCGCAGCGCAAGATCGAGATGCTGCGCGCCGAGGGTGCCGACGTCGACGGGCTCGGCACGCTGGCCCGGGCCGGCGTGCGGTACCTGGCCAGCGACACGACCGGGATCGTGTGCTTCCCGAGCTGCCGCGACGCCCGCCGCATCACCCCGGCGCACCGGCACGGCTTCGGTAGCCTCGACGACGCCCGCCGGGCCGGCTACCGGCCCTGCCTGACCTGCCGCCCCGCGGCGGCCTGA
- a CDS encoding alpha-ketoglutarate-dependent dioxygenase AlkB family protein: MTLELIPRERRPLGPGAVHVPGWLPLDRQRTLVEQCRRWASEGPGIRAAVLPNGGRMSVRTVCLGWHWTPYRYSRTRDDQDGSPVAAFPDWLAGLGRAAVADAYDDPARGRAYAPDIALINHYGPDAGMGMHRDADERSPDPVVSLSLGAPCLFRLGNPHTRGRPWTDVELRSGDLVVFGDESRLAYHGVPRLLEHTAADVPETGLDAGRLNITMRVSGFG; the protein is encoded by the coding sequence ATGACCCTCGAACTGATCCCCCGCGAGCGGCGCCCGCTCGGCCCCGGCGCCGTGCACGTACCGGGCTGGCTGCCGCTCGACCGGCAGCGCACGCTGGTGGAGCAGTGCCGGCGCTGGGCGAGCGAGGGACCGGGGATCCGCGCCGCCGTCCTGCCGAACGGCGGCCGGATGAGCGTGCGCACGGTCTGCCTGGGCTGGCACTGGACCCCGTACCGCTACTCCCGTACCCGCGACGACCAGGACGGCTCGCCGGTCGCCGCGTTCCCGGACTGGCTGGCCGGGCTGGGCCGCGCCGCGGTCGCCGACGCCTACGACGATCCCGCCCGCGGACGGGCCTACGCCCCGGACATCGCGCTGATCAACCACTACGGCCCGGACGCCGGGATGGGGATGCACCGCGACGCCGACGAGCGGTCACCGGACCCGGTGGTGTCGCTCTCGCTGGGTGCGCCGTGCCTGTTCCGGCTCGGCAACCCGCACACCAGGGGCCGCCCCTGGACCGACGTCGAGCTGCGCTCCGGTGACCTGGTCGTCTTCGGCGACGAGAGCAGGCTCGCCTACCACGGGGTCCCGCGACTGCTGGAGCACACGGCGGCCGACGTGCCGGAGACCGGTCTGGACGCCGGGCGGCTGAACATCACGATGCGGGTGTCCGGGTTCGGCTGA
- a CDS encoding putative immunity protein yields MPDDPGITTAELRLVTRFTLGCADPLLAVFETGHPDDGRPRAALDAARLFADGAPRSRLQRVTSLDAHRAATAAAGEPARCAARAAGDAASSAYLHPPAQVAGWTSRTARETQVAHVLRPAALAARIAELASGDDRAVGDALVDATARSVAPALARIVGRYPPVRAGRDRVAQLTAALDARFRALP; encoded by the coding sequence GTGCCGGACGACCCCGGGATCACGACGGCGGAGCTACGCCTGGTCACCCGGTTCACGCTCGGGTGCGCCGATCCACTGCTCGCCGTGTTCGAGACCGGGCACCCGGACGACGGGCGTCCCCGGGCCGCCCTGGACGCGGCGCGGCTGTTCGCCGACGGCGCGCCCCGGTCCCGGCTGCAGCGCGTCACCTCGCTGGACGCGCACCGGGCCGCGACGGCCGCGGCGGGCGAACCGGCGCGGTGCGCGGCCCGGGCCGCCGGTGACGCGGCGTCGTCGGCGTACCTGCACCCGCCGGCACAGGTCGCGGGCTGGACGTCACGGACCGCCCGGGAGACCCAGGTCGCGCACGTCCTGCGTCCGGCCGCCCTGGCCGCCCGGATCGCCGAGCTGGCGTCCGGTGACGACCGGGCCGTCGGTGACGCCCTCGTCGACGCGACGGCCCGGAGCGTCGCACCCGCACTGGCCCGCATCGTCGGGAGATATCCGCCGGTGCGGGCCGGCCGGGACCGGGTCGCGCAGCTGACGGCCGCACTGGACGCCCGGTTCCGGGCCCTCCCCTAG
- a CDS encoding CHRD domain-containing protein, whose amino-acid sequence MRRTLPRLAAVTAAGALTFVATAGVAMAQETEVPEPSSFTSMYTVSASPDTIINNDNAAVPGQPGASGEMNFRINSDDEVVCYDITLRGVTGEYESPAKTATHIHEARAGAAGPPRLAFPNPAGDGDVRTSSGCLKGPFTTGLERDGQDTGTGFSLAQIEADPSAFFGDTHTADYAAGAVRGQLMEVPMGGVETGAGGSDGNGAYALGAAGLVAAAGAGLVVARRSRAQG is encoded by the coding sequence ATGCGCCGTACCCTGCCCCGCCTGGCCGCCGTCACCGCTGCCGGTGCACTGACCTTCGTCGCCACCGCCGGTGTGGCCATGGCCCAGGAGACCGAGGTCCCGGAGCCGAGCAGCTTCACCAGCATGTACACCGTGTCGGCGAGCCCGGACACGATCATCAACAACGACAACGCAGCGGTGCCCGGCCAGCCCGGCGCGAGCGGCGAGATGAACTTCCGGATCAACAGCGACGACGAGGTCGTCTGCTACGACATCACGCTGCGCGGCGTGACCGGCGAGTACGAGAGCCCGGCGAAGACCGCGACGCACATCCACGAGGCCCGCGCCGGTGCGGCGGGCCCGCCGCGCCTGGCGTTCCCGAACCCGGCCGGCGACGGTGACGTCCGGACGTCGTCGGGCTGCCTGAAGGGCCCGTTCACCACCGGCCTGGAGCGCGACGGCCAGGACACCGGCACCGGGTTCTCGCTGGCCCAGATCGAGGCCGACCCGTCGGCGTTCTTCGGTGACACCCACACCGCCGACTACGCGGCCGGCGCGGTGCGTGGCCAGCTGATGGAGGTCCCGATGGGCGGCGTCGAGACCGGCGCCGGTGGCTCCGACGGCAACGGGGCCTACGCGCTCGGTGCCGCCGGGCTGGTCGCCGCGGCCGGTGCGGGGCTCGTCGTCGCCCGCCGGAGCCGTGCGCAGGGCTGA
- a CDS encoding class F sortase: MSGRTHLRRPGALLLPGVVVLVLVLVGCAGGPGTAPVPAAPTPSAPAPSIPPPSAGEPVEPGTVVPTSVSIPGIGVEETAMVRLGVAADGSAEVPQDYGQVGWFDRRGNPGPTVLMGHVDSRSGPAVFFDLRDLRPGDEIEVGYDDGRSVRYAVERTQQVPKDAFPTFEVFGGGGTEALRLVTCAGEFDRGERSYTDNLVIHARPG, translated from the coding sequence GTGTCCGGACGGACGCACCTCCGACGCCCGGGAGCCCTGCTGCTCCCGGGCGTCGTCGTGCTGGTTCTGGTGCTCGTCGGCTGCGCCGGCGGTCCCGGGACGGCGCCGGTGCCGGCCGCTCCCACACCGTCGGCCCCCGCCCCGTCGATCCCCCCTCCGTCGGCCGGAGAACCGGTGGAGCCCGGGACCGTCGTCCCGACCTCGGTCAGCATCCCGGGGATCGGCGTCGAGGAGACCGCGATGGTCCGGCTCGGTGTCGCCGCGGACGGCTCGGCCGAGGTGCCGCAGGACTACGGCCAGGTCGGCTGGTTCGACCGCCGCGGCAACCCGGGGCCGACCGTCCTGATGGGACATGTCGACTCGCGCAGCGGTCCCGCGGTGTTCTTCGACCTGCGAGATCTACGTCCGGGTGACGAGATCGAGGTCGGTTACGACGACGGCCGCAGCGTCCGGTACGCGGTCGAGCGCACCCAGCAGGTCCCGAAGGACGCGTTCCCGACCTTCGAGGTGTTCGGCGGTGGGGGCACCGAGGCGCTGCGGCTGGTCACCTGCGCCGGCGAGTTCGACCGGGGCGAGCGCAGCTACACCGACAACCTGGTGATCCACGCCCGTCCCGGCTGA
- a CDS encoding anti-sigma factor family protein gives MNPEEHRVLRESLGDHAIGRLPRDEAATVQAHLDGCADCRTELAEITSVLPALRGVDPAHLDSMPVPPSDLGERILAAARAEPRRRPAPRWLPVAAAAAVAVVVGGVTGYAIGDHDGIPREPVAVRAMAPEITASAVAIPHTWGVEIVLDADGFRSGSTYRVVVEADDGREVGAGEFVGTGADPMTCNLNSSVLRAEASGFRVLDAGGTTVLRGEL, from the coding sequence GTGAATCCGGAGGAACACCGGGTCCTGCGCGAGTCGCTCGGGGACCATGCGATCGGGCGCCTACCCCGGGACGAGGCCGCCACCGTGCAGGCCCATCTCGACGGCTGCGCGGACTGCCGGACCGAGCTGGCCGAAATCACCTCGGTGCTGCCGGCGCTGCGCGGAGTGGATCCCGCGCACCTGGACAGCATGCCGGTACCCCCGTCCGACCTGGGCGAACGAATCCTCGCGGCGGCCCGTGCCGAACCCCGGCGGCGCCCGGCGCCCCGGTGGCTCCCGGTCGCGGCGGCGGCCGCGGTCGCGGTCGTCGTGGGCGGGGTGACGGGATACGCGATCGGGGACCACGACGGCATCCCGCGGGAACCGGTCGCGGTCCGGGCGATGGCACCGGAGATCACGGCGAGCGCGGTCGCGATCCCGCACACCTGGGGCGTCGAGATCGTGCTCGACGCGGACGGCTTCCGGTCCGGTTCGACCTACCGCGTCGTCGTCGAGGCGGACGACGGGCGGGAGGTCGGCGCCGGCGAGTTCGTCGGGACCGGCGCCGACCCGATGACGTGCAACCTCAACTCCTCGGTCCTGCGGGCGGAGGCGTCCGGCTTCCGGGTGCTCGACGCCGGCGGGACGACGGTGCTGCGCGGCGAGCTCTGA
- a CDS encoding sigma-70 family RNA polymerase sigma factor yields MARRRGLRAAGREGPPPAEPALDTETGLRAAYGAHGGELYRFALRQLGDEGGAQEVVQEVFLRAWRRADAYDPSVASLRVWLFAIARNVVVDELRRLTVRPWRRQLTDAPESGTDTVGPADDTLVDTWLVEEALRRLRPEHRQAIVQAYLRGRPHAEIAAEAGVPIGTIRSRVFYGLKALRLAMDEMGVEP; encoded by the coding sequence ATGGCGCGCAGACGTGGCTTGCGGGCCGCCGGACGCGAGGGCCCGCCCCCTGCGGAGCCGGCGCTCGACACCGAGACCGGCCTGCGGGCCGCGTACGGCGCCCACGGCGGCGAGCTCTACCGTTTCGCCCTGCGTCAGCTCGGCGACGAGGGCGGTGCGCAGGAGGTCGTCCAGGAGGTCTTCCTGCGGGCCTGGCGACGGGCCGACGCCTACGACCCGTCGGTCGCGAGCCTGCGGGTCTGGCTGTTCGCGATCGCGCGCAACGTCGTCGTCGACGAGCTGCGCAGGCTGACCGTGCGACCCTGGCGGCGCCAGCTCACCGACGCGCCGGAGTCCGGCACGGACACGGTCGGTCCCGCCGACGACACGCTCGTCGACACCTGGCTGGTCGAGGAGGCGTTGCGCCGCCTGCGGCCGGAGCACCGGCAGGCGATCGTCCAGGCGTACCTGCGCGGGCGTCCGCACGCGGAGATCGCGGCCGAGGCCGGGGTCCCGATCGGCACGATCCGCAGCCGGGTGTTCTACGGGCTGAAGGCACTGCGACTGGCGATGGACGAGATGGGGGTGGAACCGTGA
- a CDS encoding tyrosine-type recombinase/integrase, which translates to MARGNRPGHRRFGLIRKLPSGRYQASYLGPDGRRRTAPDTFARKREAEQWLSTVEAELLRDDWTDPALGKIPLREFAEQWITEHKISRRTREEYASLWALHLATYLGDYPLGQISTDRVRSWRSALLNDGRSEDRTAKAYRLLRAILNTAVDDGLIKRNPCRIKGAGQHRTPERPTATVTQVNRLAGLVPPRFRVLVLAAAFTGLRWGELVALRRCDIDLDGAAIHVYRRLAEHKNGEIEAGPTKSVAGARTVALPDVLVTELREHIAEYADEGTEGLVFTGDRDGPLRRGNFHRATAWTRTVVAAGLPSGFHFHDLRHTGNHLAATAGASTRELMHRMGHGSMRAALIYQHATSERDRAIARRLNDLVQHDEHGDS; encoded by the coding sequence ATGGCACGCGGCAACCGCCCCGGGCACCGCCGCTTCGGCCTGATCAGGAAGCTTCCGTCCGGGCGCTACCAGGCCTCCTACCTCGGCCCCGATGGTCGACGACGAACCGCACCCGACACATTCGCCCGCAAGCGCGAGGCCGAGCAGTGGCTCTCGACGGTCGAGGCCGAGCTGCTGCGTGACGACTGGACCGACCCCGCTCTGGGCAAGATCCCACTGCGCGAGTTCGCCGAGCAGTGGATCACCGAGCACAAGATCAGCCGTAGGACCCGCGAGGAGTACGCCAGCCTCTGGGCCCTGCACCTGGCCACCTACCTCGGCGACTACCCACTCGGCCAGATCAGCACCGACCGCGTCCGGTCCTGGCGGTCCGCGCTCCTGAACGACGGACGTTCGGAGGACCGGACCGCCAAGGCCTACCGGCTCCTGCGCGCCATCCTCAACACCGCCGTCGACGACGGACTGATCAAGCGCAACCCGTGCCGGATCAAGGGCGCGGGCCAGCACCGGACACCGGAGCGACCGACGGCGACGGTCACACAGGTCAACCGGCTCGCTGGGCTGGTGCCTCCGCGCTTCCGGGTCCTCGTTCTCGCGGCCGCGTTCACCGGACTGCGCTGGGGCGAGCTGGTGGCTCTGCGGCGCTGCGACATCGATCTCGACGGCGCAGCGATCCACGTCTACCGGCGCCTGGCCGAGCACAAGAACGGAGAGATCGAAGCAGGGCCCACCAAGTCCGTGGCCGGGGCCCGCACCGTCGCCCTGCCCGACGTGCTGGTGACCGAGCTGCGCGAGCACATCGCCGAGTACGCCGACGAAGGCACGGAGGGCCTGGTGTTCACCGGCGACCGCGACGGCCCGCTACGCCGAGGCAACTTTCACCGCGCGACCGCTTGGACCCGCACGGTCGTCGCGGCCGGCCTTCCGAGCGGCTTCCACTTCCACGACCTGCGCCACACCGGCAACCACCTCGCGGCCACGGCCGGGGCGAGCACCCGGGAGCTGATGCACCGCATGGGCCACGGCTCGATGAGAGCCGCCTTGATCTACCAGCACGCCACCAGCGAACGGGACCGCGCCATCGCGCGCCGCCTCAACGACCTGGTCCAGCACGACGAGCATGGCGACAGCTAA
- a CDS encoding helix-turn-helix domain-containing protein → MTGNYLTVTEAAAYLNTSVRFVRRLIAERRIAFHHMGRHVRLRVTDLEAFVQAGRIEPVDVSAVRRQLRKVS, encoded by the coding sequence ATGACCGGGAACTACCTGACCGTCACCGAGGCGGCGGCCTACCTGAACACGTCGGTGCGCTTCGTCCGGCGGCTGATCGCCGAGCGTCGGATCGCCTTCCACCACATGGGCAGGCACGTCCGGCTCCGCGTGACCGACCTGGAGGCCTTCGTCCAGGCCGGACGGATCGAGCCGGTGGACGTCTCCGCCGTGCGTCGACAGCTTCGGAAGGTGAGCTGA
- a CDS encoding replication initiator, with protein sequence MTLTHAPSTLDEDLSRLLRAEDFQDWRAKVTAIGGCTVPIHLTGTSTIHDPTGAVLAERSGDILAPCGNRRASVCPACSDRYASDAYHLIRSGMSGGKGVPDHAAGHPRAFVTLTAPSFGPVHTRRVTTRGLVVPCRCGDKHHRDDPRIGCALDPESHDYVGAVLWQAHSGVLWNRFAIRLRRLLAQALGVRVRDFRDHARLSYAKVAEYQRRGLVHFHAVVRLDGPDGPWTAPPAGITTDALNAAIRDAAHDVSLTVDRPDGTPQTIAWGTQVDIRPITSTTTVALENADGEITDAALAAYVAKYATKGTGKSEATDRPIRDIAHLDHLDVTPHHRRLIETAWELGGREEYDGLNLRRWAHMLGFRGHFLTKSRAYSTTFGAIRGDRRTYRLGETLAALDTPAEPGEVLVVNDWAVVHIGHRNDAEREIALGIAERRREQRTTRERKETS encoded by the coding sequence ATGACGCTCACCCACGCCCCCAGCACCCTCGACGAGGACCTGTCCCGGCTCCTGCGCGCCGAGGACTTCCAGGACTGGCGCGCCAAGGTCACCGCCATCGGCGGCTGCACCGTCCCGATCCACCTCACCGGAACCTCGACCATCCACGACCCGACCGGCGCGGTCCTGGCCGAACGCAGCGGCGACATCCTCGCCCCCTGCGGCAACCGCCGCGCCTCGGTCTGCCCAGCCTGCTCGGACCGCTACGCCTCCGACGCCTACCACCTGATCCGCTCCGGCATGTCCGGCGGCAAGGGCGTCCCCGACCACGCCGCCGGGCACCCGCGGGCGTTTGTCACCCTCACCGCGCCCTCCTTCGGGCCGGTCCACACCCGGCGGGTCACCACCCGCGGGCTCGTCGTTCCTTGCCGCTGCGGCGACAAGCACCACCGCGACGACCCCCGCATCGGCTGCGCCCTCGACCCTGAGTCGCACGACTACGTCGGTGCGGTGCTCTGGCAGGCCCACTCCGGGGTCCTCTGGAACCGCTTCGCCATCCGCCTCCGCCGACTGCTCGCCCAGGCACTCGGCGTCCGGGTCCGCGACTTCCGTGACCACGCGCGGCTGTCCTATGCCAAGGTCGCGGAGTATCAGCGCCGCGGGCTCGTCCACTTCCACGCCGTCGTGCGCCTCGACGGGCCCGACGGCCCGTGGACCGCGCCACCGGCCGGGATCACCACCGACGCTCTGAACGCTGCGATCCGGGACGCCGCCCACGACGTGTCGCTGACCGTTGACCGGCCCGATGGCACCCCGCAGACGATCGCGTGGGGCACCCAGGTCGACATCCGCCCCATCACCAGCACGACCACGGTCGCTCTGGAGAACGCCGACGGGGAGATCACTGACGCCGCGCTCGCCGCCTACGTCGCCAAGTACGCCACCAAGGGCACCGGCAAGAGCGAGGCGACCGACCGCCCGATCCGCGACATCGCCCACCTCGACCACCTCGACGTCACCCCGCACCACCGGCGGCTCATCGAGACCGCGTGGGAGCTCGGCGGGCGCGAGGAATACGACGGGCTGAACCTGCGCAGGTGGGCGCACATGCTCGGGTTCCGCGGCCACTTCCTCACCAAATCCCGCGCGTACTCCACGACCTTCGGGGCGATCCGCGGCGACCGGCGCACCTACCGACTCGGGGAGACCCTCGCAGCCCTCGACACCCCGGCCGAGCCCGGCGAGGTCCTGGTGGTCAACGACTGGGCCGTCGTCCACATCGGGCACCGCAACGACGCGGAACGAGAGATCGCACTCGGCATTGCCGAACGACGACGCGAACAGCGCACTACGCGAGAGCGGAAGGAGACGTCATGA
- a CDS encoding FtsK/SpoIIIE domain-containing protein, whose amino-acid sequence MNKRTHGATVANGPARHVTRTTRPNGRELAAVLWLGRHPGFPAVALLGLGLILVLGPLWSTVSLAVGGAGVTAWWHAHPASFDRWAAPWLRATWRRWTTYRGARWTRLMTDVGLTREHRQTGEHLIPRVLRVRSYSPVIDTVFVRMVRGQDVTFWQEHAPVLYEALIAHRVSITRHSPGVVAIVIEWELPFTRTIPAPEIPADTGDVDLSAVEIGDNERGEPFTAPVIGGHRLVAGASGSGKGSLLWSTLRGVGPCLRDGVVRVWMIDLKGGVETEQGAPLFHRYATTGAQALELLTEFRDAMRDRQDDMRDHGIRAATPSAATPVELLIIDEMAMLTAYGDRSLVRDALRLLAEVMTQGRASLFSVHGYLQEPSKDVLDIRELFTQRICLGVTSASHVDMVLGDGARDRGARADEIPADARHAGIGFVVDVSTRLPVRFRAAFVSDDDITELVQRCTPAPDATVIDLHDDEDGSDRGAA is encoded by the coding sequence GTGAACAAGCGTACTCACGGCGCGACCGTGGCCAACGGCCCGGCACGTCACGTCACGCGAACGACCCGGCCCAACGGTCGTGAACTGGCCGCCGTGTTGTGGCTGGGCCGCCACCCGGGCTTCCCGGCCGTCGCCCTGCTCGGGCTCGGCCTGATCCTCGTCCTCGGCCCACTCTGGTCGACGGTCAGCCTGGCTGTCGGCGGCGCCGGTGTGACGGCGTGGTGGCATGCCCATCCGGCGAGTTTCGACCGGTGGGCGGCTCCGTGGCTGCGGGCGACCTGGCGGCGCTGGACGACCTACCGCGGTGCGCGCTGGACCCGGCTGATGACCGACGTCGGCCTGACCCGCGAGCACCGCCAGACCGGGGAGCACCTCATCCCGCGGGTCCTGCGGGTGCGCTCGTACTCCCCGGTGATCGACACGGTGTTCGTGCGGATGGTCCGCGGCCAGGACGTCACGTTCTGGCAGGAACACGCACCGGTGCTGTACGAAGCGCTGATCGCGCACCGGGTGTCGATCACCCGTCACTCGCCGGGCGTGGTGGCGATCGTCATCGAGTGGGAGTTGCCGTTCACCCGCACCATCCCCGCCCCCGAGATCCCCGCCGACACAGGCGACGTCGACCTGAGCGCGGTCGAGATCGGGGACAACGAGCGCGGGGAACCGTTCACCGCCCCGGTGATCGGAGGGCACCGGCTCGTGGCCGGCGCATCCGGATCGGGCAAGGGCTCACTGCTGTGGTCGACCCTGCGCGGCGTCGGCCCGTGCCTGCGCGACGGCGTGGTGCGGGTCTGGATGATCGACCTCAAGGGCGGAGTGGAGACCGAGCAGGGCGCACCACTGTTCCACCGCTACGCCACCACCGGCGCCCAAGCGTTGGAGCTGCTGACCGAGTTCCGCGACGCGATGCGCGACCGCCAGGACGACATGCGCGATCACGGCATCCGCGCCGCCACCCCCAGCGCCGCGACGCCGGTGGAACTGCTGATCATCGACGAGATGGCGATGCTCACCGCCTACGGTGACCGCTCCCTGGTCCGCGACGCCCTGCGGCTGCTGGCCGAGGTGATGACCCAGGGTCGGGCGTCACTGTTCAGCGTCCACGGCTACCTGCAGGAGCCCTCCAAGGACGTCCTCGACATCCGGGAGCTGTTCACCCAGCGGATCTGCCTCGGCGTCACCAGCGCCAGCCACGTCGACATGGTCCTCGGAGACGGTGCCCGCGACCGGGGTGCCCGCGCGGATGAGATCCCCGCCGACGCCCGCCACGCCGGGATCGGGTTCGTCGTCGACGTCAGCACCCGGCTGCCGGTGCGGTTCCGGGCGGCGTTCGTCTCCGACGACGACATCACCGAACTCGTGCAGCGCTGCACCCCGGCACCGGACGCGACGGTCATCGACCTGCACGACGACGAGGACGGCTCGGATCGGGGGGCCGCGTGA